cacttcatcactctccttcttggtcaaatagcccttacacagcctggaggtgttattgagtcattgtcctgttgaaaaacaaatgatagtccccctAATCGCgaaccagatgggatagcgtatcgctgcagaacgatgtggtagccatgctggttaagtgtgtaaATAattcaccaacagtgtcaccagcaaagcacccccataccatcacaccacctgctctatgcttcacggtgggaaccacacatgtggagataatccgttcacctactctctgtctcacaaagacaaggcagCTGGAactaaaaaatctcaaatttggactcatcagaccaaaggacagatttccaccagtctaatgtccattgctcacgTTCTATGTCTCTtcttagtgtcctttagtagtggtttctttgtagcaatttgaccatgacgtccagattcacgcagtctcctctgaacagttgatgttgagttatgactgttacttgaactcagtgaagcatttatttaggctgcaatctgcagtgcagttaactctactgaacttatcctctgcagcagagttaactctgggtattcctttcctgtggcagtcctcatgagagccagtttcatcatagcgcttcatgGCATTTTCTGTTTCTCTTTGcatttttgagctgttcttgacataataaggacttggtcttttacaaaatagggctatcttctgtataccacccctaccttatcacaacacatctgattggctcaaacacattaagaagaaaataaattccacaaattaacaaggcacacctgttaattgaaatgcattccaggtgactacctcatgaagctggttgagagaatgccaagactgtgcaaaactgtcatcaagacaaagggtggctactttgaagaatctcaaatataaaaatagattttgattcCTTTAACACTTTTTCATAGTTTCATagcctggggagggagggggtagcctgttgtattcagcgcatgtgacaaatacaatttgaacaggcaaaaataaataaatatttcacATCGAGGAGAAGAGAGCTCACCCTGGAATCTACAGTTCTTGCGTATGAAATGCAGACAAATCTCCTTCCTGTCCTCTTTCTTGACCACAGGACTGGAGACCAGCTCACCTACACGCTCTGAAACACACATATACAGAGGGATTATGCACATATACTGCAGATCAAgccaaaataacacacacacacactccaggagGGATTTACGTACCTTTagcagtgtagggtgtagtgggTGTGTTGAGGCGGTGGAGGTTCTGGTAGACGAAGGGAAGGTCGTTGATGATGTCACCGCTAAGGCCCCTCTCCTCCAGCATGCGGCGGCCATGCTGGTCGATGACATGCTGCCTCTTGCACTTGGGCCCGAACATGCAGTCGTCATGCACAAAGTGCATGCACATGTGCACCTTGGTGCAGCTGTCCCTGAAGGTACATGCGCCGTGGGGCCCGGAGCCCTTGTTGTAGTGAGAGCACACCTGACGTCAGGAACACACGGCAACAACGTCAGAGACAATCATCATGGAAATGCAGTCACACATAGCCAACCAGAGGGGCTGGGTCAAGCAGTTGCCTTTAGAAGGCTTACATGGTCACCGGCCAAAAAATGATCTAACCTCACACACCAAGAAGTTCTACTTTACCTCTCTGGGTAACGAATACTTCCTGGGGACAAACCCACATCAACAGCGTAAGTTtttatatttccattttttttttttattctttaaaaaaacataacattctttgtttgcttttttttttttttttttttaaacacacaagAAGTCCCACAGGTTCAAGGTGTTGTCTTCATCTCAGATCACTCTTCACCCACACTGGGCTTTAGGCTGGACGTGATGGTATTCGTAGTGTTCTTTTCTTTTGTCTTTTCAACCTTTTCATCGATTTACTTGTGATATTTGTTTAGACTGGATGAGCCAACATTACTCTCGGAAAACACGCGTTTGTTCCTTTTTCTTTTTGAGAAACTTGTTTGTCTCCGTATAGTTGTCCAATCAGATTACGGGTGCATCTAGTTCGGAGCGGTATCGTCCAATCAGTGTGCAGGATTCACTTCTCACTGGCACTGAACCTGCCTATAGACTTGTCCAGAATTCCCTTCTCTGGAATGCCAGGATGTAAGCTACTCCTGTCCTTCCCTCTTTGGggagatagaatgagagagagataaaaagagtgagagagaaaaagaggtctACGCCTTCTACCCATGAGCTCGTACACAAAGAGCACTCAGAACACTGCTACACTCCCTGAGGGCAGAAACCTGTAATGCAGAAACGTCCCACATTTTACTTAAAGGAGCAAGACTTCATGGAGCAAGACAGACAAATTCACACACAAAGAGAGCATGAGACACAGCATTGCATTTCTACTGTATTCATCTAAGGGAGAAAGGGTATATGAAAAAGTCTACAAGGGCTTAGGGAGAGGTGCTAGGGATTGGAACTGGGCTCATTTCTTAATGGAAACCGCCAGGCCCTGGTAAGGCTCCATCCAGGTGTGTAGTGGGGCTCTAGTGTGTAGTGGGGCTCTAGTCTGTAGTGGAGCGGCCTGTgctgtattttgtgtgtgtgtgtgtttctgtgaagcatttatttgggttgcaatctgttggtgtatgtgtgtatgtgttacctCAGGCAGCAGGGTGGGATCATTCTGCAGCAGTAACAGGAACAGGTCATCCTCGTGCAGCTCATGCAGAGTGCACTCCCTCAGGAGCGTGTAGTTATGCTCTGAACGCACGTCATGGGAGAACTTACACTgcttcctacagagagagaacagcacacacacacagactggagtaGAGTAGGTAAACAGACAGGAGTGTACCATAAAGACATCAAGCATCATTTTGTTTTTGTGTAGGCTACTGAAAACTCATGATCATGATATGCCTTGTTCCAAATCAAGGAATCTAAGCAAATCTGCAATTCTGCATCATATGGCAATATGTTGTATTTATAATATACCTGATGATATTAATAAATGTGCTAACACAAGTTTTCATACATTAGTAGACTAGAAGATGCAGGTGTTATTTGTCCAGATTGATCAATACAGAATAAAAGGGGGCGTGATGGCTCTCATATATGCTATGCTGCTGCTAGCTAGCCACTCCCCTCTTCAACCTAGCAAAAACTACTCACCACGGTCGAGGTTTCGCTTACCTGCCTTTCCCAAATCTACAGTTTCCATAAACAAAATATTTGCAAAGGTGAAGCTCCTGGCAATCTCTGCAATCTTGTTTTGTGTAATTTTTACACAGCCGCAGCGACGTTTTGGCGACAATCACACAGTCAGTTCCCCATTCGTCCGTCCTCTCTCGGTTCCGCACCGCAACAAACCGAGAACACTTCTTCACGATGTACCAAAAGTCGTCCTCAGTTATTTCAACACGCTGGAATACTTTCCTGTGCAATTGCTGGAGGGCCAGGGAACCCTTGTTGCTGCATAATATACTGGTGGCATGATGAATTACTCTGGAGTAGCTGGACATTGTTGGTGCCTCTCTCATTTGCGGATGAGAAGGCGGAAGCAGCAAACCAGCAACAGATTGCCAGTGCTAGTAGTTCTACTTTTCTCCACGCAGGGGCGATCGAGTTCAATTCAGAACATCACAGAAATGCAATGGCGATTGTCGCCCCGTTGTGGATAAAAGTGGAAAGTGTTCCGATTCTAAATATCAAGCATTCCATTTTCAATAATATGTTACCAATATGGCACACAATCAGTTTTAGCCCCTATATTATACTATTGATAAACATTATTGGTCGTTGTGGTGTAATTTTCCCCTCTATCTCTGGGTCTGTGGTCACTGATTACTTCATCCATCTGTGACTGATTAACAGCGTGAGATGAAAAAGTGGTCAGTGCCATCCAGTacccttgggacgtccctaccctaaccttaaacaatAACCCTTACCTTCTTCTTGCATGTGTGGCAAAAAAAAATGTGCTGTGTAAGGTTTTAgcagattacattttttttctagaCTATTGAAATCAGTCAATAATAGTTCATGTCAAATGCTGCTAGGGTGTTCAAGGATACTTTAACAGCCAAATTGTGTTACGTTGAGTGTCTGTTTGCATGTTTTGTACGATAAATCcaggtgtttaaaaaaaaaaaagaacattcTTACATCATACAAAACAGAACGCAGCTATTAACGAGAAAATAAATGGTGGTGTTTCGTTCCTATGGCATAGGGATGACATGACACTCCCTACAGCTTGGTAAGTACTTAAATATTAACATAGCTCTATCCAACGAAAATTATGGAATGAaactatttattttcatatttccATTCAAGTGTGTTTCTGTATCTACTTGTAGTTTCGAACCACTCCAAGCCAGAAGAGGGCGCTACAGGTTCAGATTGCAACTCTTCCCACGGTCCCGCCAGTCACTTCTGATTTGCTGTAGTATTGTGATATAAAACCAAGATGGCGTCTACGGAAAGCTAGTTACATTTGTAGACACATTTATATTTAACGCAAAATGTAGTTTGTTCTATGCCAGTACTAAATGAACAATACATTCTGACAGATTGGGCCGAGAGTGGTGTTGCTAAAAAATGGATGGCTAGCTAGCATGATAGCAGTAGCATCTAGCTAGTACGCGACCAGTTTAGTACGGCAATGACTTATGAATCgaatagctagctaacttgctgtATTAGCTCCCCTA
Above is a genomic segment from Oncorhynchus clarkii lewisi isolate Uvic-CL-2024 chromosome 33, UVic_Ocla_1.0, whole genome shotgun sequence containing:
- the LOC139392795 gene encoding protein mono-ADP-ribosyltransferase PARP12-like, producing MREAPTMSSYSRVIHHATSILCSNKGSLALQQLHRKVFQRVEITEDDFWYIVKKCSRFVAVRNRERTDEWGTDCVIVAKTSLRLCKNYTKQDCRDCQELHLCKYFVYGNCRFGKGRKQCKFSHDVRSEHNYTLLRECTLHELHEDDLFLLLLQNDPTLLPEVCSHYNKGSGPHGACTFRDSCTKVHMCMHFVHDDCMFGPKCKRQHVIDQHGRRMLEERGLSGDIINDLPFVYQNLHRLNTPTTPYTAKERVGELVSSPVVKKEDRKEICLHFIRKNCRFQDQCIRVHFNLPYKWEVFDGNGWIRLHHTEDIERAFCDPRNTHSPGSRPVDFLTMTQESDPVRRLSTVSSVTKPAHYILTTEWLWYYKGDHENWIEFGRPDDKQRTTSLSSRELEEAYLADRSAEVTIMKGHRNYYLSFQDMYQRNPKHNTKRRVRRRPRFISIMEVENKTAP